A region of SAR324 cluster bacterium DNA encodes the following proteins:
- a CDS encoding flagellin translates to MSLRINQNIAALTANRYLAQNDAMLSKSIEKLASGQKINSAADGPASLMISESLRSQIGSLKEAAQNTEVAASVVQTAEGAMDEVSRLLVNIRQRAVAAANTGVNDELVVAASQSEIQNALNSIDRIAQNTQFGSKLLLNGTNSELEFQIGFGSSSSQRAGKGNRLMLVLPNITTDKLGIGSSEDGGSSLAEVDVRTPSGAASAISIVDKAIGEIASSRGELGALQRSALQSNLVSLRLDAENLSAAESIIRDADVAMELAEFTRLQIMNQ, encoded by the coding sequence ATGAGCCTGCGAATCAATCAAAATATTGCGGCGCTGACTGCTAATCGGTACTTAGCCCAGAATGATGCGATGCTCTCAAAATCTATTGAGAAACTAGCATCGGGACAAAAAATTAACTCGGCTGCTGATGGTCCAGCATCCCTCATGATCTCAGAGAGTCTACGATCTCAAATCGGTAGTTTGAAGGAAGCAGCTCAGAATACCGAGGTAGCAGCCTCTGTAGTACAGACAGCAGAGGGCGCAATGGACGAAGTTTCCAGACTACTGGTCAATATTCGTCAACGGGCTGTTGCCGCAGCGAATACCGGTGTAAATGATGAGTTAGTTGTTGCAGCGTCTCAGTCTGAGATTCAGAACGCTCTGAACTCAATAGATCGAATCGCCCAGAACACGCAATTTGGATCAAAACTTCTTCTGAATGGAACTAACTCTGAGTTGGAATTTCAGATTGGTTTTGGCAGTTCTTCGTCCCAAAGAGCTGGTAAGGGCAATAGGTTAATGTTGGTTTTGCCAAACATTACTACCGACAAATTAGGGATTGGTAGTTCTGAAGATGGAGGTTCGAGTTTGGCAGAGGTTGATGTTCGTACTCCGTCAGGCGCAGCATCTGCGATCAGCATTGTAGATAAAGCGATTGGTGAGATTGCTAGTTCACGTGGAGAGTTAGGTGCCTTACAGCGCTCGGCCCTGCAAAGCAACTTAGTCAGTCTTCGACTAGATGCAGAAAACTTGTCTGCCGCTGAATCGATAATACGCGATGCTGATGTGGCGATGGAACTTGCTGAATTCACACGCCTCCAAATCATGAATCAGT